The sequence below is a genomic window from Lolium perenne isolate Kyuss_39 chromosome 7, Kyuss_2.0, whole genome shotgun sequence.
ACCCTCCATGGGAAACATGACCTTGCCTCCCAGCATCATCACCATCTGGCCTTTGTGCTTGAGGCTTGCCCCACATGAGCTTCAGGCGCACACCCTTGATAACTAGCTTGTTTGCAAGCTCCTCTGCAGCTTTCTCAGCGCCTTCTCTTGTTGTGTATGTCACAAATGCACAAGCACGTTGGATTACCATCCTGATGGATTCAATCTCACCATGTGCATAGAACTGATCCCTCAAATCCTGCTCACTGACTCTGTTATCAAGTCCACCAATGTAGAGGGTCCTTATAGTCTCATCATCGGGTGGTGCCAGGGATGGCATCTCACCTGCCTTACCCAAAAGTTTCATGGCAACTGGATCATTAACGCTGCAAAGAATAACAAGGGAAGATCAGAAACCAAACCAAAGAACATGTAAAGTGGGCAGATCAAGATGTTCACCCAACAATCTACAAGgaacaattcatctactcaatccAACTCAAGAGGTTGATGTATGATGCCTCAGTGATTTGATACCATGTTATAAAGAGCTACATCATCTAAGTTTGGATAGCTCCATGGCCCAAATACATGAAAATTTCATACATGCACCCACTAATATTAATTCATGTTAGGTTCATTAATCCTGCAGATGCTGTTTCCACCATCAGAAACTATTACAgtaatactacctccatcccaaagcttaaggcttatattatttttagaaagtcaaactatgtcaagtttgattAAGTTTTACCAAAAACCATtaatatgcaaaatacaaaatcaatatcattagatacataatgaaatatattttcgtatggtatctacaaaatattatatttgttgatagattctTCTAAAAGTTTGGCCAAATTTCACTTGGTttgagttttcaaaaaaaaataagccttaagctttgggatggagataGTATATTTAAGTTTAGCTGTGCCATCTCCTTGTCGAATCAAACTAGAAATTAATGGTCAATACAGTAGAGGATATGTCAGTTAAGGTCCAAGACTACTAAAAACACATATAATTGTAAGATACCAATTGTTCTTGGCTTGTTGCAACACTCCAAAAGAAATATGCTACAATTTTATGGACACGAGAATTAGTGATATAGTGATATGAGTATATAAAGTTAAATAAAATATAATAAAATCTTTAACTCCATGTATAATTATGCATCGAAAGTTCGAAACATTCCAAAAACAAGGTTTGTGGATGCATGAGTGAATGTCTAAACTAGGTCTGAGGTTCCTATGTCTGCCAAAGTTTTAACTCACGCATAATGATCATGAATGAACTACCTCCAAATGTAGTACACTTATATCTGTTTGAGAGCTAAAAGCATGTAAGTAAAAGTTTTGCATGCAGAATCAAATGACATACCCATAGTAACGATCTTTGATATTCTGCTGGGATAACTCCCCAGTCTCAGGCATCTCATGGCGATATGGGCACTCAGCGCCTCTAGTACACTCACCGCGCACAAAGAAACTGCAAACATGAGCTCGGTTCCTCTTGTAATACGGCGATGTCCTCTGAAGCTTCAGAATGGTATCATTTGGACGGGCCTTTCCATATGAAGAATCATAGTCTATGCCAGCTGCAGCCTACATTCATATAAAGCACGAACTTCCATTAGGAACAACTAATCATAGATTCAAGACTCGTGCATAGCAGCCAAGTGATCACGGGAGAGATAAGCATAGAATGCGCAGGTCCTTATGGCGGATTAGAGTGCAATTATTACAATATATAGTGCTTATTACTATTTATCCATATACTTTTAAGTGCATCTATTTCACATTGTTAAAGATCAAATTAAGGTAGATCACAAAGCCCATTGATTCTTCTAGTGCCATCAATTCATAAAACAAGTGACTTGGATAGACATATTTAACGCAGTAGAAATGATAAGAGGGGATATGGAAAATTAGTGCTGAGTTATAAGAAGAATCACATTTATTTAGTCAAGATGGCAGCAAAATTAAGctatgaaaaataaaaaaatacctTGCGATCATGCTCTTCTGCAAAGTACTCGCGGTTGACATCACTCCTTGGAATTGCGTCATTCGAATTGATCGCGAGCGCAGTATCCCGAACCTGAACCGGTAGACCATACTCAAGGTCTAGCAGGCAGACCTGGCAGACGTTTTTCAACTTGCAGCACGTCTGGCAGATCTCTGTCTTCTTATACCTTGCATCCCGACCAGGTCTCCAACGGAAAACAGTAAAAGGGCGCGCACAGATTTTACATTCCTTGTCATAATCTGCTTTCAACTGCCAAGACAAACAAGAAAACTAGTTATATTCATGAAGAACTGAAAGCAGATTAGATGCAGAACAAGGCGCATTAGATGTACCAAGTCCACATCTCTTGGCTTGGACACATACACTATGCCTTGTATTTGATAGTTTCTTCCTGTTTAGCTAGCTACTAGTTAACTTGCTTACATCCAAATCACCCATCCTACTGAATTACTGATATAACAGTGGGGACAAATTATCACACCGTACGAAACTTGACATGTTCCTTATAGTAAAAAAATATCTTAAAACACAACAGCTACAACAACCCATATCGCAGAGCTAAACAGACACTAGTTTCGTCTCCGATCTACTCCCCAGCGCACAATCAGACACCTAGCTTCGTCTCAGACCAAGCATATGGCCACGGGGCGGGCCAATCGCGCCAACACCGGCAGAACCACAACCAGGCACGCGAATCAGcaagatagggttagggtttggggggAGGGTGGGCACGATTCGTACCATGCGGACGTAGGGGTTGTCGCCGAGGCATGACTCGCAGATGATGGGGAAGTCGGACCGCTCCCACCCGTCCGCCTGCGCGTCCCGGAGCAGCCGGTGcgccatctccgccgccgccgctgcagtCGCCGATGGgcagcgagagagagagagagagaagacgaCGAGCTATCGGGCTGTCTTTTTCCTCAAGTTGGGTTGGTTACCTCTTTTAAAGGGCCGGGCCTCAGTTCGCTTCTTCGTGGGCCCAACCGACGTAGGGTTGCTCAGGCCCAAGATAGTCAACTGATTGGTTGGCCCATTGAGAAAAGTTAGCGCGACGGGGCCGGCAGAGAGGTATCGAGCTGCGGCGAgatggacggcggcggcggcggggtgggGAGGAGCAGGAAGACGGCGGAGCGGGAGCTGGAGAGGCTGAGGGCGGAGAGGGATGAGCTAGACATCCGCATACGACTGCTGGAGTCGGAGCTCCAGACCGGCTCCGCCGCCCCTGCCTCGCCCGCAGGAGAGGACGCGTGCGGCGGCGCGTGCCAGGCCCGCCGTGGATTCGCGCAGGATGACGCCCTCCCGGCGGACATGATCTATCGGTACAGCCGCCACCTCCTCCTTCCCGACTTCGGAGTCCAAGGTTAGTCAGCTCAGCTCAACCTACGGTACACCTGCAGTGCCATATGCTAGGACCAGCTCGTTATCGCCTCTGACGCTTTGCCAACGATGCTGTAGGCCAGCGGAAGCTCTCCGGCTCGTCGATTTTGGTGGTCGGCGCCGGAGGATTGGGCTCGCCCGTAGCGCTGTATCTAGCAGCTTGTGGTGTTGGTAACTAACGCTCGTGCCTGTTGCTTCTCAAGCCGTTTTGGCTATTATGAACTTGGATGTTTCTCTTAGGCGACGCAGTTCTTGTTTGTCACTGACATACTGCTTTACCTGCTATCTTCCTAGGGGTCTTGGGCATTGTtgatggtgatgatgttgagCTTAACAACCTCCATCGACAGGTACAGATGATTTAGGATGCTCCTCTTACCTTCTGTCATGTAATCCTTATATTTTCAACCTTCTGACTTATGTTGGTGGCCATGCTATCTCAAAACAAAACTGAAGGATGTAAGTTAGGAAGTTGGCGAAATTCTAATTCACTTGTAGGGATATTATCTACTCCCTCCAGTTCAAAATAATTGCCCACCAGATACATCCATTTTTGGACCGAGGGAGGTATAAAATTCCAAGTCACTTGGAGAACTTTGCTTGATAAAAATGGACCCGCTGAACAGAACTGCCCATCGGAAACTGATGCTATATCGAATATCTAATAGTCATGTGGCATACCATTAATGATACTATATATTTTCTCTCAAATGTTCTCTTAGATAATCCACCAAGAAGCATATATTGGAAGATCAAAAGTGAAGTCAGCAGCTGATGCTTGCCGTGCGTAAGATACCGTCCTCTAAAACAAATTTTATGTAGCCGTGCCCCATTTTAAATGATGTTTATGGCAAATAAAAACTCTTTTTTTTTCACATTTGAAGCTTCTGTCTAACTAATTTCGGTTGTGCTGTTTGAATTCAGGATTAATTCATCTATTCAGGTGGTAGAGCATCATCATACTTTGAAACCAAGCAATGCCTTGGAGGTTGTGACAAAGTATCCTTCAGTAATCTGATTTGATCAGCAAAGGAACACCATATCTATAAAAAAATCAATACTCTTGTTTTCAACACTAAACTAGCACAGATATGACATAGTTGTTGATGCAACAGACAACCTTCCTACTCGGTACATGATCAGTGATTGTTGTGTATTGCTAAACAAGGTAACACACTTTTGTTTTCTTTTATTATCAGTCATGCTCTAATACTTCACAATCTTGTAATCCTGATTGTCTGTTGTGTCATGTTAGTGGTTAGCAAGCCTCCTCCTAGGTTTTTATGCATTAGATTGCACAAAAAATATTTATGTGTATTTCACTTGCACTGGCTTTCGTTAATCAAATGATGACATGTTATTTGGTTCGTGCAGCCTCTTATATCTGGTGCAGCATTAGGTTTAGAAGGACAGGTAATGTCCTTTCTTGCAAAAGATCTTGTATTTTGATTGCCCGCCTTAGTATTATTTGTACTCATTTATTGATGTCTTGAATAGCTGACTGTTTATCATCATAATGGAAGTCCATGCTACCGGTGTCTTTTTCCAAATCCACCACCCGTGGCAGCTTGCCAGAGATGCTCGGACAGCGGTGTTCTTGGGGTTGGTAAGTAGCCTAGTAAATGATGTTCATGGCATAACAACAGCACACCGATGTACGAAATAGCATGAAGTATAGTATTCACTGTAAACATTGTCTGGGTATGTGTGCATACATAACTATCTGTTATGGAAACAAATGAAATCATGATTAATTAAGTTATTACTCATCGAACATATAATGTAATTTCAAAATTTATTATTCCCACCTTTGCTATCATGTGCTTAGATTGTTTCAGAAAATAATGCTTCCTTTTGTATAGAGCACACATTTACCACTGTAGCTCTAAAAAATGGCACGAAGTAGGATGTATGTATGCTGTGCTTATTATATGCAATATGGGCTTCATATCTTTTTTGTTCATAACTAGTTTCTACTGTAGGCTCACTACTTTTTGTTGACTAGTTCCGGGAGTAATTGGCTGCATGCAAGCTCTAGAGGCTATAAAGGTTGCAACTGGTGTTGGTGAACCTCTATCTGGAAGAATGCTACTCTTTGATGCATTATCTACTCGTATTAGAATCGTAGGTTTCTCTACTTTTGGACTATTACTCCTTATGCAACCCTGACCCTTTTCATTTCCATACtgtacatctatgataactactttTGGCAGTAtcgtggtaaaacaatgctaaccctaacacatctatgataactacgttgctcgccatcaacaaggcttcagcacgagcaacgcatgaagaacgaataaacgtatactgcctagatcgcaagatgcgatctaggcagtatgatgcttacccggaagaaaccctcgaaacaaggggttggcgatgcgcctagattggtttgagaTGCGGTATTTACTAGTTGTACTACCCTTTCCATAAATTAGGATTGTAAAAAATAGTTGATAAATTCTACTTTCCATCTGAGTCATCTGTGAGTATACACATTGTAGTTCATGTGCATTTTGATAAGGAAGAATCTGTACTTTGCAGTTTATTCCTCGTGTGCGAGTACACTGAACATGATAGTCTTATATTTACAGCTGCTGCAGCACAGACAAGGGTACAAGCGCTATATGCTGTTTGCCACAACTTAAATGTTCTCTTCATTATCTTTTTCTATAGTAGAACCAGTCTAGCCATAGCTACGATTATCTGAAAATGATTTTTTAAGAAATTTGGTGTTTATGTGGAGATTGTAAGCTGTAACAGAATTAGTTGGGTACTTGGGTTGGTATATGCATAATAGATTATGACCAGTCAGCTCATCCTGCACTAGCCATGTTTGATCTTTTGAATCTGTATCAGTTTCTTGAGGATAAGCATACAGAGGATAAGTTCAAACCTGCTTATAAACTGTTCTTATTCTGCTTGATTTATACTAAACAAATTCTATGTATTTCATTATCAAATCTTCTAATTCCTGTAGGTTAAGATTCGAGGAAGCTCGCCTGTTTGCAGCATATGTGCTGAAAATTCTGTTTTCACGCAAGAAGATTTTCAGAAGTTTGATTATGAGAGCTTCACACAATCCCCGATGTCTGACAAGGTAAGTTTTCCTTCCTGTATTGAGATTCTGGCTTGATTTTACTTCCTCTGTtcctaaatataagatgctttgaCAGTTCAATTTGAGctgccaaaacatcttatatttaggaacagagggagtaataGTTAAGCGGGCCTCAGAACATTGACTTCATAATTTTTCTTTACTGTGATCGGTATTTTTTGTAAACAAAGGGAGTTATAAATTGCATGTTTTAGTATTGTCTTTCTAACTGGAGTTAAAGGCTGGAACTTATTAGCTAGCTTAGCACCCAGTGTTTAGCAAGTGTTACAGAAGATGCTCACTATAAACCAACAGGGCTTCCCTACTGGGCAATTTTCGCTAATTTGTAGTCCCATACACAGATGTGGAGTGATAGTCCAACACAGATGTGCACTGAAAGCATTTTATGAGCGTCCTCTAGTACCTCGACACTGAGTTCGAATATGAGTTTGTGAGATGCCATAAGGCATTCTATGTCCAGTTTACTTCCTTTTCTTTTTGCGGCGGAACCTCGGGCCCAGTTTAGATTAAGCTAGCTGAATTATGTTTGAGTTCAGAGAGTGATAAAAGTGAATTTGAATAGTGTAGGTCCTCACATGAATGCTAGTAACAAAATCTTACTAGCCTAGTTTTTCCACTACTAAATCACTTTGTCAGATTAAGAAGTTATGACATTTCACCTATTTTTCTGATTAATGCAGTCGGCGCCGAGCCTGAACCTGCTACCAGAGAGTGCCCGCATCACTTGCACAGAGTACAAAAGTCTGATCGACAAGGGCGAACCTCATGTGCTGCTGGATGTACGGCCCGCTCATCACTTCCAAATAGTTTCACTTCCTCGGTCTCTGAATATACCACTCTCTGCTCTGGCGGAGAAACTGCCTATGCTCGAGACCTCactgaagaagatgatggattcCTCGGACGGACAACCTGCTGTGTACGTGGTCTGCAGGAGAGGCAATGACTCGCAGAGTGCCGTGCAGCTTCTTCGTGAGAAGGGCTTTCATTCCACGAAGGACATAGTCGGTGGCCTCCAGTCTTGGGCACATGACGTCGATCCCGAGTTCCCCGCGTATTAGCAAGTGGGGTTTAGGCTTTGTGCTGAAGTTTCAGCGTTTGTATTGAACGTGGACGTGGAGGTCGAGACAATTGTTTTTCATGTCGTTGGACTATCATATGCTTGGCTTGCTTGTGCTTTCCTGTGATAGTTTCATTACATTATTGAGTTGGGTACAGAAACTGTACGTTACAGTCCAGGAAACAAATAATCTCGACTGTGATTTTGCATATCCAACAGTTCTCATGGTGGACTTTGAGCACAACTAAGTAGAGCTGACATGGGTGCAGTCGACAAGCATGGTTCATGCGTCCTGGTCCGCCGCGGCCCTGCCCCCGGTGCGCCCGTTGCCTATTTTTTTAGGGGCTGGTAGCCGCTGCATAAAACCAAAACACGATGCCCCAAACTATGCCACGTGAGCGTGCGTGCTTCTTGCTGCTCTGGTGCCACCCCGGTTCATGCTATCCGAGTCGGTCAAGGCAACGGCTATATATGAACTCCAGCGCGCGTTCCAGAGAGTCAAGCACCAGACAGCAACGATATACAAAACACTACTCATCTTCTACCACCACCACTACTCGTTTCCTCATGGCGACGCACCAGAGCAACGGCCACGGCAACGGCAAGAGTAACGGCCATGTGGAGGTGGCGACGCACCAGAGCAATGGCAAGAGTAACGGCCACAGCAATGGCCATGTGCTGGAGGAGGTGGACTGGAAGTTCGCGAGGGCCAAAGACGGCGTGCTGGCGACCACGGGCGCCAAGAAGAGCATCCGGGCGATAAGGTTCAAGATCAGCGCGAGCGTGGAGGAGAACGGGCCGCGTCCGGTGCTGCCTCTGGCGCACGGCGACCCGTCCGTGTTCCCGGCCTTCCGCACCGCCGTCGAGGCCGAGGACGCTGTCGCCGCCGCGCTGCGCACCGGAGAGCTCAACTGCTACCCCGCCGGCGTCGGCCTACCCGCCGCACGAAGGTAACGAAATTCGCTTTCTCATGCATTGTACCCTACCTAGTTTATCTATGTGCATGTGCCGCTGCATGTGTCCAATGTTCTTCCCTATGCAGCTTGACTTTAGCGCCTTTTCAAACAGTTAACTTTCTACCTTGTGAAAATAACAGTGCCGTGGCAGAGCATTTGTCAAAGGATGTGCCTTACGAGCTATCAGCCGATGACATCTTCCTGACGGCTGGCGGAACTCAAGCCATCGAGGTCATAATCCCAGTCCTGGCCCAACCCGGCGCCAACATCCTGCTTCCTAGACCAGGCTATCCAAACTACGAGGCGCGGGCGGCGTTCAACAGGTTAGAAGTTCGGCATTTTGATCTCCTTCCCGAGAAGGTCTGGGAGATCGATATCGACGCGCTGGAGTCTATCGCTGACAAGAACACGGTTGCTATGGTCATTATAAATCCGAACAATCCCTGTGGGACTGTTTATTCCTACGAGCATTTGGCCAAGGTTGGGATCCTTTACCTTGTAGATCAGT
It includes:
- the LOC127318047 gene encoding zinc finger CCCH domain-containing protein 40: MAHRLLRDAQADGWERSDFPIICESCLGDNPYVRMLKADYDKECKICARPFTVFRWRPGRDARYKKTEICQTCCKLKNVCQVCLLDLEYGLPVQVRDTALAINSNDAIPRSDVNREYFAEEHDRKAAAGIDYDSSYGKARPNDTILKLQRTSPYYKRNRAHVCSFFVRGECTRGAECPYRHEMPETGELSQQNIKDRYYGVNDPVAMKLLGKAGEMPSLAPPDDETIRTLYIGGLDNRVSEQDLRDQFYAHGEIESIRMVIQRACAFVTYTTREGAEKAAEELANKLVIKGVRLKLMWGKPQAQRPDGDDAGRQGHVSHGGLLPRAVISQQHSGDQPQPPGMEGQHQVAPTSHYFNIPAPPGAEQRMYPSMDPQRMGAVVRSQEGDGKPGPQHAGQGQPSSSSGQGYPMRPQAPYYPGGQQYPPYYPPYGGGYMPPPRMPYPPQYPPYQPMLPQSAQPQASSSQQPATPGQQQAQAPPTQQPAAQN
- the LOC127318048 gene encoding adenylyltransferase and sulfurtransferase MOCS3-1; protein product: MDGGGGGVGRSRKTAERELERLRAERDELDIRIRLLESELQTGSAAPASPAGEDACGGACQARRGFAQDDALPADMIYRYSRHLLLPDFGVQGQRKLSGSSILVVGAGGLGSPVALYLAACGVGVLGIVDGDDVELNNLHRQIIHQEAYIGRSKVKSAADACRAINSSIQVVEHHHTLKPSNALEVVTKYDIVVDATDNLPTRYMISDCCVLLNKPLISGAALGLEGQLTVYHHNGSPCYRCLFPNPPPVAACQRCSDSGVLGVVPGVIGCMQALEAIKVATGVGEPLSGRMLLFDALSTRIRIVKIRGSSPVCSICAENSVFTQEDFQKFDYESFTQSPMSDKSAPSLNLLPESARITCTEYKSLIDKGEPHVLLDVRPAHHFQIVSLPRSLNIPLSALAEKLPMLETSLKKMMDSSDGQPAVYVVCRRGNDSQSAVQLLREKGFHSTKDIVGGLQSWAHDVDPEFPAY
- the LOC127318045 gene encoding nicotianamine aminotransferase A, encoding MATHQSNGHGNGKSNGHVEVATHQSNGKSNGHSNGHVLEEVDWKFARAKDGVLATTGAKKSIRAIRFKISASVEENGPRPVLPLAHGDPSVFPAFRTAVEAEDAVAAALRTGELNCYPAGVGLPAARSAVAEHLSKDVPYELSADDIFLTAGGTQAIEVIIPVLAQPGANILLPRPGYPNYEARAAFNRLEVRHFDLLPEKVWEIDIDALESIADKNTVAMVIINPNNPCGTVYSYEHLAKVAEVARKLGILVIADEVYGKLVLGSAPFIPMGVFGHIAPVLAIGSLSKSWIVPGWRLGWVAVYDPKRILQETKIATSITNYLNVSTDPATFIQGALPQILENTKEDFFKRIIGLLKESSEICYKNIKENKYISCPHKPQGSMFVMVKLNLHLLEEIHDDIDFCCKLAKEESVILCPGSVLGMENWVRITFAIVPSSLQDGLERIKNFCQRNKKKPISD